Proteins from a genomic interval of Pseudodesulfovibrio nedwellii:
- a CDS encoding HD domain-containing phosphohydrolase — MPVRILLVDDEPNVLSALRRQLRDLYEIEVETDPTMALLNINKKKPFAAVVSDFRMPKMNGIEFLNEFKKESPDTTRLMLTGYADLENAIRAVNDGNVFRFLTKPCDNDTFVNNVKDAVKQYELVTAKKVLLERTLKGSVELLSEITALVNPEAGERINRVRRYVRYLTKQKGVKDNWRYDIATMLSQLGTLILPPGTIEALCEGKELSPEQVQLFEMHPVIAQNLITKLPRLKSIGDMIAYQLKGFDGSGTPRDPVKGEDIPLGGRILRLSLDYDLALQSAENSQKAFLQLEKNVDVYDPELLYYLESMLGVEARYEIQTVPFNELRPGMILHEDIISTQGAMLLRKSLELDKGKIDRIHMFAKEVGINTTITVLVPELGA; from the coding sequence ATGCCAGTACGAATCCTTCTCGTGGATGACGAGCCAAACGTCCTGTCTGCCTTACGTCGCCAACTGCGCGATCTCTATGAAATTGAGGTGGAAACCGACCCGACCATGGCCCTCCTTAATATCAACAAGAAGAAACCGTTTGCAGCCGTTGTTTCCGACTTCAGAATGCCCAAAATGAACGGCATTGAATTCCTAAATGAATTCAAAAAAGAAAGTCCAGACACAACCCGCCTCATGTTGACGGGATATGCGGATTTAGAAAACGCCATCAGAGCTGTCAATGACGGCAATGTGTTCAGGTTTCTAACAAAACCCTGTGACAACGATACATTCGTTAACAACGTCAAAGATGCTGTAAAACAATATGAACTGGTCACAGCAAAAAAAGTGCTGCTTGAACGAACGCTCAAAGGCAGCGTCGAATTGCTGAGCGAAATAACAGCACTGGTTAACCCAGAAGCCGGAGAACGTATCAACCGAGTCAGACGGTATGTCCGTTATTTGACGAAACAAAAGGGTGTTAAGGATAATTGGCGATATGACATCGCAACCATGTTGTCTCAACTCGGCACGCTCATTCTGCCTCCGGGGACCATCGAAGCCCTCTGTGAGGGTAAAGAACTCTCGCCAGAACAGGTGCAGCTGTTTGAAATGCACCCGGTCATCGCCCAAAATCTGATCACCAAACTGCCAAGGCTCAAATCTATTGGTGATATGATTGCGTACCAGCTTAAGGGATTTGACGGATCAGGAACGCCGCGTGATCCTGTGAAAGGTGAAGATATTCCGCTTGGAGGACGCATACTCCGACTTTCGCTTGATTACGACCTCGCCTTGCAAAGTGCAGAGAACTCGCAAAAAGCCTTTCTTCAGCTTGAAAAAAATGTCGATGTCTATGACCCGGAACTCCTTTATTATCTGGAAAGCATGCTCGGCGTGGAAGCGCGATATGAAATTCAAACAGTGCCTTTCAACGAATTACGCCCCGGTATGATCCTGCACGAGGATATCATTTCAACTCAAGGCGCCATGCTGTTACGAAAGAGCCTAGAACTCGACAAAGGGAAAATTGATCGAATACACATGTTTGCAAAGGAAGTAGGCATCAATACAACCATTACAGTCCTTGTCCCAGAGCTTGGAGCATAA